One Manihot esculenta cultivar AM560-2 chromosome 6, M.esculenta_v8, whole genome shotgun sequence DNA segment encodes these proteins:
- the LOC110617720 gene encoding bifunctional purple acid phosphatase 26: MGSVLMLLQLVLTFFLFWGLVKNGDAGITSSFIRTEWPSVDIPLDNEVFAVPDGHNAPQQVHITQGDYNGEAVIISWVTPDNPGSSKVQYGVSKAKYDFTAEGTVTNYTFYKYKSGYIHHCLLDGLEYDTKYYYKIGDGDSSREFWFQTPPMINPDAAYKFGIIGDLGQTYNSLSTLEHYMQSEAEAVLFVGDLSYADRYKYNDVGVRWDSWARFVERSAAYQPWMWSAGNHEIEYMPYMGEVLPFKSYLHRYPTPHSASKSSSPLWYAIRRASAHIIVLSSYSPFVKYTPQYIWLYNELEKVNREETPWLIVLMHVPIYNSNEAHFKEGESMRSVFEEWFVRYKVDIIFAGHVHAYERSYRISNIHYNVSTGNCYPVADKFAPVYITVGDGGNQEGLAAKFRDPQPDYSAFREASYGHSTLEIKNRTHAFYQWNRNDDGKQVATDAFVLHNQYWANNLRRRKLKKHHLRSVAGWIATQ; this comes from the exons ATGGGATCCGTGTTAATGTTGCTTCAACTCGTATTGACATTCTTTCTCTTCTGGGGACTTGTGAAAAATGGTGACGCTGGGATCACGAGTTCTTTCATTCGAACTGAGTGGCCATCTGTTGATATCCCTCTTGATAATGAAGTATTTGCTGTTCCTGATGGACACAATGCACCACAGCAA GTTCATATAACCCAAGGTGACTACAATGGAGAGGCCGTGATTATCTCATGGGTGACACCTGATAATCCAGGGTCCAGTAAAGTGCAATACGGTGTGTCAAAAGCCAAATATGATTTTACTGCAGAGGGGACAGtgacaaactataccttttacAAGTACAAATCTGGCTACATTCATCATTGTCTCCTTGATGGCCTTGAG TATGACACCAAATACTATTACAAGATTGGAGATGGTGATTCCTCTCGTGAATTTTGGTTTCAAACACCTCCAATGATTAATCCAGATGCTGCTTATAAATTTGGTATAATTG GTGACCTGGGGCAGACGTATAATTCCCTTTCTACTCTTGAGCATTATATGCAGAGTGAAGCCGAGGCAGTGTTATTTGTTGGAGATCTTTCTTATGCAGATAGATATAAGTATAATGATGTTGGTGTACGGTGGGATTCCTGGGCCCGTTTTGTTGAGCGAAGTGCAGCATATCAGCCATGGATGTGGTCTGCTGGAAATCACGAGATAGAATACATGCCTTACATG GGGGAAGTCCTTCCTTTCAAATCCTATCTCCATCGGTACCCCACCCCCCATTCAGCCTCCAAAAGCAGCAGTCCTCTTTGGTATGCTATCAGACGTGCGTCTGCTCATATAATTGTGCTATCCAGCTATTCTCCTTTTG TTAAATACACGCCTCAGTATATATGGCTCTACAACGAACTTGAAAAGGTTAACAGGGAGGAGACACCTTGGCTCATTGTTCTCATGCATGTCCCAATATATAACAGCAATGAAGCACACTTCAAGGAGGGTGAAAGTATGAGATCAGTCTTTGAAGAGTGGTTTGTCCGATACAAAGTTGACATAATTTTTGCTGGCCATGTTCATGCTTATGAGAGATCA TATCGAATATCAAATATTCACTACAATGTATCCACTGGTAACTGTTATCCTGTAGCAGACAAATTTGCACCAGTTTACATAACTGTTGGAGATGGAGGAAATCAAGAAGGTCTTGCTGCAAA GTTTAGAGATCCACAGCCAGATTATTCTGCATTCAGAGAAGCTAGTTACGGGCATTCAACATTGGAGATAAAGAACAGGACCCATGCATTCTACCAGTGGAATCGAAATGATGATGGGAAACAGGTGGCTACCGATGCGTTTGTCTTGCATAATCAGTATTG GGCAAACAATCTGAGACGGAGAAAACTGAAGAAGCATCATCTGAGGAGTGTTGCTGGTTGGATTGCCACTCAGTGA